One window of Perca flavescens isolate YP-PL-M2 chromosome 15, PFLA_1.0, whole genome shotgun sequence genomic DNA carries:
- the arl6ip1 gene encoding ADP-ribosylation factor-like protein 6-interacting protein 1, whose amino-acid sequence MADGDNKSANILAQETAQLEEQLQGWGEVILAGDRVVRWEKPWFPGALMAATTVLFLLIYYLDPSVLTGLSCAVMLLCLADYLVPTLAPRVFGSNKWTTEQQQRFHEICGNLVKTQRRIVGWWKRLCALKEEKPKMYFASVIGSLLVVAWIGQQVHNLFLTYLIVNFLLLLPGLNQHGVITKYASMAKREINKLLKQKEKKNE is encoded by the exons ATGGCTGACGGAGACAACAAAAGCGCAAATATCCTA GCTCAGGAAACGGCCCAACTGGAGGAGCAGCTGCAGGGCTGGGGTGAGGTGATCCTGGCCGGGGATCGCGTTGTGCGCTGGGAGAAACCTTGGTTCCCTGGAGCCCTGATGGCTGCCACCACCGTGCTCTTTCT GCTGATTTACTACCTGGACCCATCAGTGCTGACTGGGCTCTCCTGCGCTGTCATGTTGCTCTGCCTAGCAGACTACCTGGTACCCACACTCGCACCCAGAGTCTTCGGCTCTAATAAGTG GACGaccgagcagcagcagcgtttCCACGAGATCTGCGGTAACCTGGTGAAGACCCAGCGTCGGATCGTGGGCTGGTGGAAGCGTCTCTGCGCCCTCAAGGAGGAGAAGCCCAAAATG TACTTTGCCTCAGTGATCGGCAGCTTGCTGGTAGTGGCCTGGATCGGACAGCAGGTGCACAACCTCTTCCTCACCTACCTGATTG TGAacttcctgctgctgctgcctggccTGAACCAGCACGGTGTCATCACAAAGTACGCATCCATGGCCAAGAGGGAGATCAACAAACTGCTCAaacagaaggagaagaagaacgaGTAG